A genomic window from Brassica oleracea var. oleracea cultivar TO1000 chromosome C8, BOL, whole genome shotgun sequence includes:
- the LOC106310106 gene encoding probable signal peptidase complex subunit 1 gives MDWQGQKVVEQLMQILLVISGVVAVVVGYATESFRAMMLIYAGGVVLATLITVPNWPFYNHHPLKWLDPSEAEKHPKPQVVAKKRFSKK, from the coding sequence ATGGATTGGCAAGGGCAGAAAGTGGTGGAGCAGCTGATGCAGATCTTACTGGTGATCTCCGGCGTCGTCGCGGTGGTCGTTGGCTACGCAACGGAGTCGTTCAGGGCGATGATGCTGATCTACGCAGGTGGTGTTGTTCTCGCGACGCTGATCACCGTGCCTAACTGGCCGTTCTACAATCACCATCCTCTCAAATGGTTAGATCCGAGCGAAGCCGAGAAGCATCCCAAACCACAAGTCGTCGCCAAGAAGAGATTCTCCAAGAAGTAG
- the LOC106309520 gene encoding peroxidase 17-like translates to MYLLLSHLIIYLLLLTMVTGEILRPRFYSETCPEAESIVRNEMKKALIREARSVASVMRLQFHDCFVNGCDGSVLLDDTPNMLGEKLSLSNINSLRSFEVVDDIKEALEKTCPSTVSCADIVIMASRDAVALTGGPDWEVKLGRKDSLTASQKDSDDIMPSPRANATFLIDLFERFDLSVRDMVALSGSHSIGKGRCFSIMFRLYNQSGSGKPDPALEPVYRKKLNTLCPLGGDENVTGDLDATPRVFDNQYFKDLVSGRGFLNSDQTLYTSRETRGYVKRFSEDQGEFFRAFEEGMVKLGDLQSGRPGEVRLNCRVVNTRHSDVLLGDS, encoded by the exons ATGTATCTCCTTCTTTCCCATCTCATCATCTACCTACTTCTCTTGACGATGGTCACCGGTGAAATCCTCCGACCAAGATTCTACAGCGAAACATGCCCTGAAGCTGAATCTATCGTGAGAAACGAAATGAAGAAAGCCTTGATCAGAGAAGCCAGAAGCGTCGCTTCCGTTATGCGTCTCCAGTTTCACGATTGCTTCGTTAAT GGATGTGACGGGTCCGTGTTGCTCGACGACACACCGAACATGCTCGGCGAGAAACTATCACTCTCCAACATCAATTCACTGAGATCTTTCGAAGTCGTGGACGACATCAAAGAAGCTCTGGAGAAAACTTGTCCATCTACTGTTTCCTGTGCCGACATCGTCATCATGGCTTCTCGTGACGCCGTTGCTCTT ACAGGAGGACCGGACTGGGAAGTGAAGCTAGGGAGGAAAGACAGTTTAACAGCGAGTCAGAAAGACTCCGACGATATAATGCCGAGCCCGAGAGCAAACGCAACGTTCTTGATCGATCTCTTCGAAAGATTCGATCTTTCTGTTAGAGACATGGTGGCTTTGTCTGGATCACACTCGATTGGTAAAGGTCGGTGTTTTTCGATCATGTTCAGGCTTTATAACCAATCCGGTTCTGGTAAACCGGATCCGGCTCTCGAGCCGGTTTACAGGAAGAAGCTTAACACGCTTTGTCCTTTGGGTGGAGACGAGAACGTGACCGGGGATCTAGACGCGACCCCTCGGGTTTTTGATAATCAGTACTTCAAAGACTTGGTTTCAGGGAGAGGGTTTCTCAACTCTGATCAGACTCTGTACACGAGTAGAGAGACGAGAGGGTATGTGAAGAGGTTTAGTGAGGATCAAGGTGAGTTCTTTAGAGCTTTTGAAGAAGGGATGGTGAAGTTGGGTGATTTGCAATCTGGGAGGCCTGGTGAGGTTAGGCTTAACTGTAGGGTTGTTAATACAAGGCATAGTGATGTATTATTGGGTGACTCTTGA